The proteins below come from a single Remersonia thermophila strain ATCC 22073 chromosome 4, whole genome shotgun sequence genomic window:
- a CDS encoding mitochondrial 54S ribosomal protein mL40, which produces MSFPLPSLRGLASRLLSRPTVSSSSSSSSSFSHLAFRSATTPPTAAARTTTTPPPSCLAAAAGVRSLSTTSSVLAPPGAKGGKGGPQKGGRPGDKNAPKRRKKGEVQQRDPKVVNMLRHMAVLSPRRIPPPLRMGRNRYLRHWTIHRAWLLFRRQQRQLREANLMRQYQSMHRACEELRRTAGPGTREEGYLYRVAMEKKGVYGLDSIPIEYARAQTETPARVAWNHDWKAGDAPGKA; this is translated from the coding sequence atgtcctttcctctcccctccctccgggGCCTGGCCTCGCGCCTCCTCTCCCGGCCGACcgtctcttcctcctcctcctcctcctcctccttctcccaccTCGCTTTCCGCTCCGCCAcaaccccgccgacggccgccgcacgaaccacaacaacaccaccaccatcatgcctcgccgccgccgccggggtccGCTCCCTCTCCACGACCTCCTCGGTCCTCGCACCCCccggcgccaagggcggcaagggcggcccGCAAaagggcggcaggccgggcGACAAGAACGCCCCGAAGCGCCGCAAGAAGGGCGAGGTGCAGCAGCGCGACCCCAAGGTGGTCAACATGCTGCGGCACATGGCGGTGctctcgccgcggcggatcccgccgccgctgcgcatGGGCCGCAACCGCTACCTCCGGCACTGGACCATCCACCGCGCGTGGCTCCTGTTtcggcgccagcagcggcagctgcgcgaggccaaCCTGATGCGGCAGTACCAGAGCATGCACCGGGCgtgcgaggagctgcgccgcacggccggcccggggaCCCGCGAGGAAGGGTACCTGTACCGCGTGGccatggagaagaagggcgtcTACGGGCTCGACTCGATCCCCATCGAGTACGCGAGGGCGCAGACCGAGACGCCCGCGCGGGTGGCGTGGAATCACGACTGGAAGGCGGGCGACGCTCCGGGCAAGGCGTGA